The genomic stretch GCGGCCCAGCGCGGATACAGCGAGATCCGAGCGGAGGTCGACGGCGTGATCACCCAGCGCGTGATCAGCCCGGGCGTTTTGGTGGCGCCGGGCCAGAGCGTCCTGAAGGTGGCCCAGGTCTCCCCCATCCGCCTTCAGGCGAACGTGGCGATGGAGGATATCGACCGGATTTCCGTGGGCGATCCGGTCACCGTGCGCGATCCCGAGGGAAAGGGAGTCCCCATCCGGTCCCAGGTGCGTTCGGTTGCTCCAGCCCTCGATCCTCGGTCGCGCACCGGCGTGGTCGAGGTCGTTTGGCCGAACGCCGATGGGCGGTTCTCGCCCGGCCAGTTCGTCGAGATGCAGATCGAGGTGGGCCGGGTGGCCGAAGCGCTCACCGTTCCCGCCGAGGCCGTGCAGCACGGGGCTGGCGAGCCGGGTCTGCCCGAGTCGTTCGTGTGGGTCGCCAAGCCGGGTGACGACACGGGCCGGTTCACGGTCAAGCGCATCGAAGTGGAGCTTGGCCATTCGGACGGCAAACGCCGCGAGGTGACCGGTGTTCTGGAACCCGGCCAGATGGTGGTGACCCAAGGAGCGGCCTACTTGCGCGACGGTGGCGAGGTCATGACGCCTCTTCCCAAGATCGAGAGCCGGGGCCCGGTGGTCGAAGTGACCACGAGCGGCTACAAACCGTCGACGGTGACCGTCGAGTTGGGCAAGCCCGTCACGATCACCTTCATTCGGCGGACGGACCAGACGTGCGGCAACGAGATCCTCTTCCCCGACCTGGGGATCAACAAGCCGCTCCCGCTGAACGAACCCGTCGAGGTGACCTTCACGCCGACCAAGGGAGGCGATCTGAGGTTCACTTGCGCCATGGACATGCTGCGCGGGAAGGTGGTGGTCCGTTGAAACCGGCCCTCCAGTACGGCACGAAGCGGCCGAACCCGCTGCACCTGATCCACAAGTGGTCGATCGAGCACCCCTACGCGGTGATCGCCTTCTTCGTCGGGGTGCTCGCGCTCTCCTGGCTCGCCATTACCCAACTCATTCCCAAGCGCTTCGCGCCCTATGTGGAGAGTCCGATGATCGGGGTCGTGACGATGATGCCGGGGCTCTCCACCCAGGAGATGGAGCTGTACATCAGCAAGCCCATCGAGGAGCAGTTGGTGAACCTCAAGGGCGTCCGGTACATCCGGTCGACCTCGCAGGACGGGTTCTCGATCGTCACGCTCGAGTTTCCCTATGGAACGGACATGGAGCGTGCGCTGGTGGACGTGCAGTCCCTGATGAACGTCACCCAGTCCAACCTGCCCGCGACTGGCGCCAACCTCAAACCCTCCTTTGTCGTGCCGATCGATCCCCTGAACCTCCCCGTGGTGTCGTTGGCGCTGACGGGCGATCAGGACCAGGGCTGGAGCCCCGCTCGCGTGCGCGAGTACGCGGACAACGAGGTGGTGCGCCGCTTGAAGGAGGTGACCGACGTCTACTCGGTCGTTCCTTTTGGAGGCTACCGGCGCCAGCTCCAGGTGGTGGTGGACCGCGAGAAGCTGGCGGGATACGGTCTGTCGATCCTCGACGTGCGGGACGCGATCGATCGGTCGAACGTGACCCAGTCCTCGGGGATCCTCACGCAGGGCGACAAGGAGTCGATCGTCAGGGTCGATTCCCGGGCGTTGTCCGCCCAGGAACTGCTCGACTACCCCATCCACGAGGTGGGCGAGAAGGGCGCTTCCCCCCGGGTGGTCTCCATCCGCGACGTGGCCCGCGTGGACGACACGCACTGGGAAAAGCGCAGCGGCTACCGCTACTACTCGAACGTCGACGGAGCCGGCGGAGGCAGCGAGGAGGCGATCGAAATCTCGGTGATCCAGAACCCGGGCGCAAGCTCCGCCCGCGTGGTGCCGGCGGTGATGCGGGTCGTCGAGCGGATGGAGAACGAAAACCCGGGGTTGAAGTTCGACGTCGCGTACGACAACGCCCACTTCGTGGAAATCCTGTTCGACAACGTGTGGCACGAGCTGGGGCTGGCCGTCCTGCTCACGGGAATCGCGGTGATCTTCTTCCTTGGCGAATGGAGGGGAACGGTGATCGCGATGATCACGCTGCCCACCTCGCTGGCCCTCGCCATCCTGATGATGGTGCCGTTCGGCATGACGTTCAACAGCGGCACGCTTATCGGCCTCTTGCTGTCCATTGGGCGGTTGGTGGACGACAGCATCATCGACATCCACGCCGTGGAACGTCACCTGAGAATGGGGAAGGACCCCAAGACCGCGACCATCGACGGCATCGCCGAGGTGCGCGTGGCGGTGATCGCCTCGACCTTGATGATCGTTCTCGCGCTGATGCCGTTGCTGTTCTCGGGCGGGATCGTGGGGCTGATGTTCGTCGAGCTGGTGTGGCCCCTGATCTTCGGGCTCTTGGCATCGATGCTCGTCTCGTTCACCCTCACCGCGCTCCTTTGCGCGAATCTCCTCAGGCACGAGGAGGCTAGGGAGGAGGACCGCAAGCACTGGGCGCTTCGCTGGCTCTACAAGCTGCTCGACCCGTTCCAGCGGTGGCTCGACCGGCTGGAGGCGTGGTACGCCCGCGCGATCAAGTGGACCTTGAAGCACCGGTTCGTCAACTTCGCCCGCGTGGTGGCGGTCCTCATCATCGGCTTCTCGTTCTACTACTTCATCGGGAGCGAGATGATGCCGCTTGCCGACACCGGCCAAGCCGTCGGGTTCTTGGAGATGGAGCCGGGGACCTCGTACGAGGGGACCGAAGGCGCCGTCAAGCAGCTCGAAACCATCCTCGCCAAGTACCCAGAGTTGGAGAAGGCGAGCATCGAAATCGGCGCGGAGTCGATGTTCGAGACGTGGACCCCGTTCTACACCGGCTATCAAATGCCGCAGGTGAGCGGAGCCGCGTTGATGCTGACGTTCAGCGACAAGGACACGCGCAAGAGAACGATTTTCGACGTGATGGACGCGGTCCACAAGGAGGCCTACGCCACGATTCCGGGTCTGAGGCGGCTGCAGATCAAGGAGATGGGCTCCGACGTGATGGCGACGGCCGCGGCACCCATCCACGTGAACATCTACGGGCCCGACCTCCACGTGCTCGATCGTTTGGGGCGGGAGGTGGAGGCC from Fimbriimonadaceae bacterium encodes the following:
- a CDS encoding efflux RND transporter permease subunit; this encodes MKPALQYGTKRPNPLHLIHKWSIEHPYAVIAFFVGVLALSWLAITQLIPKRFAPYVESPMIGVVTMMPGLSTQEMELYISKPIEEQLVNLKGVRYIRSTSQDGFSIVTLEFPYGTDMERALVDVQSLMNVTQSNLPATGANLKPSFVVPIDPLNLPVVSLALTGDQDQGWSPARVREYADNEVVRRLKEVTDVYSVVPFGGYRRQLQVVVDREKLAGYGLSILDVRDAIDRSNVTQSSGILTQGDKESIVRVDSRALSAQELLDYPIHEVGEKGASPRVVSIRDVARVDDTHWEKRSGYRYYSNVDGAGGGSEEAIEISVIQNPGASSARVVPAVMRVVERMENENPGLKFDVAYDNAHFVEILFDNVWHELGLAVLLTGIAVIFFLGEWRGTVIAMITLPTSLALAILMMVPFGMTFNSGTLIGLLLSIGRLVDDSIIDIHAVERHLRMGKDPKTATIDGIAEVRVAVIASTLMIVLALMPLLFSGGIVGLMFVELVWPLIFGLLASMLVSFTLTALLCANLLRHEEAREEDRKHWALRWLYKLLDPFQRWLDRLEAWYARAIKWTLKHRFVNFARVVAVLIIGFSFYYFIGSEMMPLADTGQAVGFLEMEPGTSYEGTEGAVKQLETILAKYPELEKASIEIGAESMFETWTPFYTGYQMPQVSGAALMLTFSDKDTRKRTIFDVMDAVHKEAYATIPGLRRLQIKEMGSDVMATAAAPIHVNIYGPDLHVLDRLGREVEAVAWKMPELFQPSRTWTMGLPDFQVNVDPQKAQEVGLSPDAIAKQAYYSLKGGLTDEFYRLPNLRQNTILVRYEQGDRQSQGDLENLLLSTPAGDSIPLKSVASIERSQAPTAIEHDGLRRVLGVTGYYRIGNLPSMDVVMNLVAYAYGGNSDLGIEPVNFPPGYGMEMRGDMTQMMDSFRRLMNGLFLALALMYLVLVIQFRGFLQPLQMIASLPLELAGVFIALWLASQAFSTVSILGIIVLTGMDITTAVLIIDLIMKYRDRGVPRDEAIVRACPDRLRPILMTVGITLIVMLPIAFAPKTGLDAYQPLAMAVVGGLLMGTILSLFDIPIMHTYVDDFTRWINRVFLGRDWEWPKREE